The window TCACGCGGATGGTCTCGATGCCTTCCTGTTCCGGCATGATGATGTCGGTAATGACCAGATCGATTTCATTTTCACGGAAACATTTCAGGCCTTCGCGGCCGTTCGCGGCCACGCTCACCTTGTAGCCTTCGGATTCCAAAAGGTCGCCCAGAGCTTCGCGGATGCCGGATTCGTCGTCGATGATCAGGATATGCGCCACGGCCTCTCCTTATTTGGCGATCTTGCCATACGAATTGCCCTCGGGCTCGGGTTCCCGCGGCGCCCTGGAAATCTTCATGGTCCGGAAATTGGGATCGCCCGCGCGGAAATAGCTGATGATCAGCCGGACCGGAAACTTCGGAAATTTTCCGGCATCCATGCCGTGAATCAATTTGTCCAGCGCCCCGCGTACGGTAAATGCGCGCTTGCGGTAAGGACGGTCCGCGACAAGGGCGTCGAAGATGTCGATGATGGCCACGATCTTCGTGTACTTGCTCAGTTTCTTGATGCCTTTGGGATAGCCGCTGCCGTCGAGCGTTTCATGGTGTTCATAAGCCACGCGGCAGGCCTCGGTGCCGCCGCGCCCCAGGTAATAGCGCAGCAGTAAGAGGCTGTTCAGCGGATAGCTGTGCAGGATGCGGTACTCGTTCGAGGTCAGCCGCCCCTTTTTGTTCAGAACGCTTTTTGAAAGGCGCGTTTTTCCGATGTCATGGACCAAGCCGTAAACAAAGGCCAGGCGCGGATCATAGCCGTAGCTGCGCAGGTCGAGGGCCATCTTCGCCGAAAGCGCCGCGATCAGCACAAAATGGCGGTAAGTGTAGGGTGATGTTTTTTTCAGCCGCCGGATTTCGCGGTACAATGAAGACTGGAGGCGGCATTTTTTCGAAATTTCCAGAATCTTCCGGCGAATCGCGGGAGTCTCGAATACTTTGGCGTAAAGCGGCTCCTCGACCGCTTTTTCCACGTCGCGGGAAAATTCTTTGCTGTTGAGCGACCGCAGATCCCGGCAATGGCCTTCGCCTTCGCGGGTCACGCGGCGGATCAAAGCACCGTCCATTTCGGAACCCGCTTTGGCAATCATCCGTCCGTCGATGTCCCGTAAGTCCGCTAAAATCTTCATGCTTCCCCCTGGGTCCCCGCCCCTGGGCCGGGACCGCTTCTAATATTGTCGGAATTTCGCTCCAAAACCTGACTCCGGTGCGGTTTAGGGCTCATGAGATAAAGATACCCCGGGGGGAAAGCAAATACAAAAGCAGGCGGTCAGGAAGCTGAGACGGATTCGCCGGAGGCCTCGTAAACCGGGCTCTGGGGCCCGGCAGGCTTGTCCTTCTCGGCATGGATGGCGGCATTCTTATCGATGAAAAAGTGGCGAAGCCCCAGGGAGGGTTCTACAGGATCGGCATTGATGCCCGGCTCCGGTTCCTCGGAAATCAGCGAAAATTTGTATTTCCCATAGACACCTTTCGCATAACGATCGGGAAGACTGCCCGTTTGCACGAGCTGCTCGAGACTGGCGGGACGCTGCCCTTTCTGGCTGGCGAAAGTCGAACCTGCCTGGTAAATCTGCATGAGGTCCGTAACCGCGATCCGTTCCCAAAGGTCGGCTTTAGCCTGGCCGCGGGGTGCGTTCTGCTTTTGGGGAAATGTCCCCTCCCACCACGCCTTCAGCGCTTCCTGCCATGACGGCTTCGGAGCCTCAGGCAAAGGCGCGGCGGACTGAGCCGCAGCGGCTTCAGTTACGTCGAGCCGGACTTCTGCCCCGCCCGCTTCAGGCGCCGTGAAAACGCAATTTCTTTCCACGCGCAGGATTTTCTGTCCGTCCACGACTTGCCCCGCGCGGACAGCCTGGCCATTGATGAGAGCGAGAGAAGCTGAGGGATCGGCGTCGTCAAACATCACGCCTTCGAGGCGGAGGTCCGAAGCGGCTAGCGAGGCACTGAGAAAAAAAAGAACGGCGGCCAAAACCAGAAGGGCGCACGCCGCGCTGCGGGACAAGGGCTGCCCCGCCCTTTTAATGCGCATGCCCGCCTTCGCCATGGGCATGGCCATGCTGGATTTCTTCCGAAGTGGCATCGCGAACGTCGGTGATCTCGACGTCGAAAAAAAGATTTTTCCCCGCCAGAGGATGATTGCCGTCCAGCGTGACCTCGGTCTCGCTGACGTCCACCACGGTAAAAATCCGGGCTTCTTCCTCCTGGCCCGCGCGGAAGCGGTCGCCCACGCGCACGCCGGCCTCGCCGAATTTATCGCGGGGTTCCCGGATGATGAGTTCTTCGTCCCTTTCGCCGTAAGCATCCGCGGCCAGGACAGTAATGTTCTTGCGGCTGCCCTTTTCGAGGCTGGAGATCTGGTCTTCCAGGCCGGGGATGATTTGCCGGGATCCGGTCATGAACGCGAAAGGCTCCGCGGACCTGGACGAGTCGAGAACTTTTCCGGCTTCGTCGGTAAGCGTGTAGTGAAAGGAAATGACGCGGTAATCCATAAAACCTCCGTTGGCAAACCCAATGAAAAGTTGAGGGGGGCATTTTATACCCCGCTTCGGAAGAAAGATAGGGCAAAGAGCGTTAACTCGAGCGGGCGTCTGCGGCCAGGATGCGGCGGAAGGAATCCGGAAGCGGTGTTTCGAACGCGAGCGGTTTGCCGGTGGCCGGATGGCGGAATGCAAGCTTGAAGGCATGAAGCGCCAGGCGTCCCGCCGGGTCGGTTCGCGCGCCGTAGTCCTTGTCTCCCGCGATGGGAGTACCGAGATCCGAAAGGTGCACGCGGATCTGATGCTTGCGCCCGGTCTCGAGCCGCACGCGCAAAAGCGTGTAGCGAGGCGAACCTTCGAGCGTTTCATAATGCGTGACCGAAAGCTTGCCTTCGCGTTTGTCCGTCGTGCTGAAGACGCGCAGGATTTTATTTTCACGAAGGTAGCTTTCCACCGTGCCCGCGGGCCGGGCAGGCGCGCCTTCCACGACCGCGTAATAAAATTTTTCCACCTGGTCCCAATTTCCCTGCAGCGCCAGCTTCATGTCTTCGGTACGCGCAAAAACCAGCAGGCCGGAGGCATCGCGGTCCAGGCGGTGCACGATGAACGCCTGTTTGCCGGTCACCCGGCGCGCGCTGCCCCGCTTTCCGGCGGCGCGGGCATTTTGATTTTCCGCGCGCTGGCGCAGATAATCCTGAACCGCGGCCATGGCCGTCCGGTTCTGGATCTTGTCTGTGGCCACGGTCAAAAGGCGCGGCGGCTTTTCCACGACTACGAGAAAGTCGTCTTCGTAAATCATGCGGAGGCCCCACAGCGGTTCGACGTGAGACGACCTTTCCTGGCGCGTGAGTAGCGATACCTTATCGCCGCTTTTCAGCCGCTGGCGGTATTGCGTGGTCATGCGGCCGTTCACGGACACGCTGCCGAATTTCAACCATTGCTTGACGCGGGTTTTGTTCGCGCCTTCCACGGAGCCTAGCAGAAAATCCGCCAGCTCCATGTCTTCCCGCACGGTCATGATTTTCATGGCGTCTTGGCCTCCGGTGCCGCGGCTTTCAGGCGTTCCACTTCTTTCAGCCCCGCGGCCGCGCCCGCATGAGCGGGATCGATCCGGAGCGCCTGGGAGAAATAAAGCCCGGCAGCGCGCAGGTCGCCCGCGCGCGCAAAGGCAAGGCCGAGATTGTAATGGTATTGCGCATTCATGGGGTCCAGGCGGATCGCCTGTGAAAACGCGCGCTGCGATTCCCGGAAGCGTCCGAGCGAAGAAAGCGCGATGCCGAGATTCGAATAGAGTACGGGATTCGTCCTGTCCAGCTGGAGGCCCTTGTTCAGAACAGCCGCGGCCTGTCCGAATTGTTTGAGGCCGATGAGTGCCGCGCCCCAATCACGGTAGGCTTCCGGCGCCGCGGGCATCAAGGCCGCGGCACGCTGGAGATAAGGCAAAGCCTCCGCGGATTTTCCCTGGGACTGCAGCGCGCTTCCCAGCCCCAGCGATGCGGGACCCACATCGGGATTGATTTCGAGCGCCCTGCGGTAATGCGCGGCGGCCGCGTCCTTGTCGCCGGCCAGCAGGAAATAAAATCCAAGATTCGTCTGCAGGTCGGCATCGGCCGGATCGCGCCTCAGGATTTCATCGAAATACGGCTTGGCTTCATCCATGCGCCCTTCTTTGGCCAGCAGGCTTCCTGTGCGCGCGTAAGCCGTCGTGTTCCGCGGATTGAGCGCGATCGCCTTCGACAAATGTTCGAGCCCTTCCTCGGTGCGGCCTTCGCCTGCCAGCCAGGCGCCCAGCAGCATCTGGCCATGATCATTCTCAGGATCACGCGCGAGCGCCTGGCGAAAAAGGCTTTCGGTGTCCTTCCATGTCCGGATCTGCGCGGACGACAGGGTCCCGTAAAAAAAGCATGCCGCGCATCCGGCCGCGCAGGCCAGGGCCGAAAGAACCCGCGATTTCTCCGCCCAAGCTGCCACGGTCCAGATCACCATAATCCCCAGGCCGAGCAGCGGTACGTACATGAAACGGTCGGAGAAGGCCATAAAACCCGAGACGGGCAGAAGGAAAATCAAATACCAGAGCCAGCCGGCCGCGGCATGACCGGCTTTCCGCGCGGCGAACGCGGCAAGCGAGACTCCGGCCAAAAAAAAGGCGGCCGAAGCAAGCGAAGACGCCGAAGGATAGTCATACCATGACGGCGCAATCCCCAGGCGCAGCGGCACGAAAAAAAGCCGCACGCCTTCGAAATAAGCCACGAGCACGTTCGCGGCTTGAACGCCCCACGGCAAATGTCCGAGGGCTTCGGGGCGGCGAATCGCGTCAAGTAAAGCCAGCCCGGCCGGCGGCAGCAGCATGAGAAGCCGAGCAGCCAGAACTTCCCTGCGTGGGCCCAGGCTCTCCTGCGTGCGCAGCGGCCAAAAGTCCAGCACGTAAAGCGCAAACGGCAGCGGCGCGAAGACCGGTTTCGCGGCCAGCGAGGCAAGATAAAAAACATAAAACCACCCGCCATGGCCGGGAAGATTTTTTTTTCGACGGCGCGCGTAAGCCAGCAAGGCCAGGAAGCCGAAAAAAGACGCGGCCAGATCTTTCCGCGCTGTCACCCAGGCCGCGGCCTCGACCTGGTATGGATGCACGGCGAACAAAAGCGCGAGGAAAAAAGAGCGTCCCGGCTTCCCCGTCATCAGGGAAAATAAAAGAAAGACCAGGACCGCGTTGGACGCGTGATAAATCACGTTCATGACGTGATGCATCGCAGGCCGCATGCCGAACAGCGCGGCGTCGAAGATGCGGGACACAAGCGTGACCGGCTGGTAATAATCCGCGTAAAACGAATCGTTATAAGAATCCGCGGTCAAAGCCCATGAGAAAGTCCGCAGGGAAAGAGGCTCGGCCAGATAGGGATTGTCCACGATGTAGCGGGTATCGTCGTAGCCGACGAATTGGAGCGTTGGCGCTTCACGGTAAACCGCCGCGGCCGCCAGGACCAGCAACGCGGCAAGGACGGCCTTCAAATATTTAGGACGCGCAGAAACAACAGCCGGCCCCTGGGAGGCCGCGGGGCTCATGCGGACGGAGCGGGCGCGGGGGTTTCGGCCGGAGGCGTTACCGCGGCTTCAGCCGGAGCCGCCGCCGCAGCGTCGGCAGGAGGCGCAGCAACAGCTTCACCGCTGGACTCCGCGATGTCTTCCGCGCCCACAGGAGCGACCTTGGAGTATCCGGTGTAGCGCCAATGCCACGGCTCGTACGTGATGCCCGGCTTGTCGCGCGGATACGAAAGCTCGAAATCGTATTCACCGGCGTGCTTCTGCAGCCAGGCGTACTCGGGCAATTCCTCGAAGTCTTCGACGCGGTCTTCGCCGTTCACGCCGTAGGGATTGATGAAATCAATCGCCTGCAGCTGCGGCGCGCCGTGCTCGCTGTAGCCCGGCAGAGCGACCCAGTGGCCGGTCTCGACGAGCGAATAGTTGTGCTTGGGCATGTAAAAAAGATACGTGTATAACTGGTAAGCCGGCGAACGGTACCCGGATTCCACGAGAAGATGGCGACCCAGGTCCTGGTTCATGGCCGCCATCATTTTATCGTAGGCCTGGAAAACCTCCACGGGCAGGTACTGAGGCGCGAGCGTTTCCTTATTGCCGTTCTTGGTGACCTGCTGGCCTTCGATCTGGCGCATGCGGAAGCCTTCCCGCGATTCTCCCAGGTACTCGCCCTGGAAATTAAAACTTTCCTTGGGATTGATTTTCCGCACGCGGTCGAGAAAACCGCTCTCTTCCGGGCTCAGCCCTTTGTAGAGATCTTCGAAGGTGACCAGCGGCGCGGTGCCGTCGGCTTTTTTGGCCGGCATCCACGTTTCCCATTGCGCCAGCACCTTGTCCAGCGTCGCCTTTTCGGAATCGGACAGCACGTTCCACACGTCTTCGGCGCGCGCCGCGGGCACGATGAGAAGCTGCAACACGACAAACCCTATGAGCCACCGCATCAAGAACCTCCTTTGGCAAGCGCCGGAGCGCGCCATGATTGGATGGATTTCAAAATCTCTTCCGTGGGCGGATTGCCCCGTTTACCATACCGGACAAGCCCCTGCTTGTCGATAACGTAGACCGTACGATTGGCAAGCAGCCCGCCGAAGCCAAGCGAACGGTAATCCCGGCAGGTCTTCTTCGCCGGATCGCTGAGCAGGGGAAATTTCAAATGGGAATTATCGCAAAACGAGGCGTGGTTTTTCTGAGATTCCGGATTGATGGCCAGCACTTCGGTGTCCAGATCGTGGAACGAGGCGAGCTTCGCATTGAGCGACGCAAGCTGACGGGAGCAGGTAAACGACTTGTCTTTCGGATAAAAAACGATCACGACGTTTTTCTTGCCC is drawn from Verrucomicrobiia bacterium and contains these coding sequences:
- a CDS encoding response regulator: MAHILIIDDESGIREALGDLLESEGYKVSVAANGREGLKCFRENEIDLVITDIIMPEQEGIETIRVMRKESPDAKIFAMSGGGRIEARGYLELAMKVGAARVFEKPLDVDILLTAMREILK
- a CDS encoding HD domain-containing phosphohydrolase encodes the protein MKILADLRDIDGRMIAKAGSEMDGALIRRVTREGEGHCRDLRSLNSKEFSRDVEKAVEEPLYAKVFETPAIRRKILEISKKCRLQSSLYREIRRLKKTSPYTYRHFVLIAALSAKMALDLRSYGYDPRLAFVYGLVHDIGKTRLSKSVLNKKGRLTSNEYRILHSYPLNSLLLLRYYLGRGGTEACRVAYEHHETLDGSGYPKGIKKLSKYTKIVAIIDIFDALVADRPYRKRAFTVRGALDKLIHGMDAGKFPKFPVRLIISYFRAGDPNFRTMKISRAPREPEPEGNSYGKIAK
- a CDS encoding peptidylprolyl isomerase, with amino-acid sequence MDYRVISFHYTLTDEAGKVLDSSRSAEPFAFMTGSRQIIPGLEDQISSLEKGSRKNITVLAADAYGERDEELIIREPRDKFGEAGVRVGDRFRAGQEEEARIFTVVDVSETEVTLDGNHPLAGKNLFFDVEITDVRDATSEEIQHGHAHGEGGHAH
- a CDS encoding RluA family pseudouridine synthase, which produces MKIMTVREDMELADFLLGSVEGANKTRVKQWLKFGSVSVNGRMTTQYRQRLKSGDKVSLLTRQERSSHVEPLWGLRMIYEDDFLVVVEKPPRLLTVATDKIQNRTAMAAVQDYLRQRAENQNARAAGKRGSARRVTGKQAFIVHRLDRDASGLLVFARTEDMKLALQGNWDQVEKFYYAVVEGAPARPAGTVESYLRENKILRVFSTTDKREGKLSVTHYETLEGSPRYTLLRVRLETGRKHQIRVHLSDLGTPIAGDKDYGARTDPAGRLALHAFKLAFRHPATGKPLAFETPLPDSFRRILAADARSS
- a CDS encoding tetratricopeptide repeat protein, which produces MSPAASQGPAVVSARPKYLKAVLAALLVLAAAAVYREAPTLQFVGYDDTRYIVDNPYLAEPLSLRTFSWALTADSYNDSFYADYYQPVTLVSRIFDAALFGMRPAMHHVMNVIYHASNAVLVFLLFSLMTGKPGRSFFLALLFAVHPYQVEAAAWVTARKDLAASFFGFLALLAYARRRKKNLPGHGGWFYVFYLASLAAKPVFAPLPFALYVLDFWPLRTQESLGPRREVLAARLLMLLPPAGLALLDAIRRPEALGHLPWGVQAANVLVAYFEGVRLFFVPLRLGIAPSWYDYPSASSLASAAFFLAGVSLAAFAARKAGHAAAGWLWYLIFLLPVSGFMAFSDRFMYVPLLGLGIMVIWTVAAWAEKSRVLSALACAAGCAACFFYGTLSSAQIRTWKDTESLFRQALARDPENDHGQMLLGAWLAGEGRTEEGLEHLSKAIALNPRNTTAYARTGSLLAKEGRMDEAKPYFDEILRRDPADADLQTNLGFYFLLAGDKDAAAAHYRRALEINPDVGPASLGLGSALQSQGKSAEALPYLQRAAALMPAAPEAYRDWGAALIGLKQFGQAAAVLNKGLQLDRTNPVLYSNLGIALSSLGRFRESQRAFSQAIRLDPMNAQYHYNLGLAFARAGDLRAAGLYFSQALRIDPAHAGAAAGLKEVERLKAAAPEAKTP
- a CDS encoding M15 family metallopeptidase; the encoded protein is MRWLIGFVVLQLLIVPAARAEDVWNVLSDSEKATLDKVLAQWETWMPAKKADGTAPLVTFEDLYKGLSPEESGFLDRVRKINPKESFNFQGEYLGESREGFRMRQIEGQQVTKNGNKETLAPQYLPVEVFQAYDKMMAAMNQDLGRHLLVESGYRSPAYQLYTYLFYMPKHNYSLVETGHWVALPGYSEHGAPQLQAIDFINPYGVNGEDRVEDFEELPEYAWLQKHAGEYDFELSYPRDKPGITYEPWHWRYTGYSKVAPVGAEDIAESSGEAVAAPPADAAAAAPAEAAVTPPAETPAPAPSA
- a CDS encoding redoxin domain-containing protein; the encoded protein is MTHDFAFFLTFSAFGGIFALMALTYKRPDEKGPLPLFAKAPHFSLKDASGRVVCLADFLGKKNVVIVFYPKDKSFTCSRQLASLNAKLASFHDLDTEVLAINPESQKNHASFCDNSHLKFPLLSDPAKKTCRDYRSLGFGGLLANRTVYVIDKQGLVRYGKRGNPPTEEILKSIQSWRAPALAKGGS